From the genome of Xiphophorus hellerii strain 12219 chromosome 11, Xiphophorus_hellerii-4.1, whole genome shotgun sequence, one region includes:
- the hinfp gene encoding histone H4 transcription factor, whose amino-acid sequence MAPNKRTQKKPLQVECEWASCGESFSQMENFCKHAEAHLTEEEEEAEGERNCLWRDCGFCSVDGPEELRRHLLFHCYHTKLKQLGQQALDAQPELGSCSIAYHNRNIIPDIPDNFVCLWEECEQAPYENPEWFYRHVEMHTLSIEIPTGEWEFPIRCGWKDCEATAKGRPKLREHLRSHTQEKVVACPGCGGMYANNTKFFDHIIRQNAMEGQRFQCSHCSKRFATERLLRDHMRTHVSHYKCPLCDMTCPSPSSLRSHIKFRHSNEKPYSCEYCEYSCKNLIDLRKHLDTHSIDPAFRCDVPGCSFTSRTPGTMKIHHQKEHEGTFTARYKCHVCGQCFTRGNSLTVHLHKKHQFKWPSGHPRFRYKEHEDGFMRLQLIRYESVELTEQLMREKQKRSAEDDDDDGGPTDGQELEDDPAAQAAAAASQVQVQLRGVLLEEQRTEETPTRTEEAGQVEDMLYVLTGDEHSVILQLQDAAQQQGMQVD is encoded by the exons ATGGCACCGAACAAACGCACACAGAAGAAACCCCTACAGGTGGAGTGCGAGTGGGCTTCGTGTGGAGAATCGTTCAGCCAGATGGAAAACTTCTGCAAGCACGCTGAGGCTCatctcactgaggaagaggaggaggcagaag GGGAGAGAAACTGTCTCTGGAGAGACTGTGGCTTCTGCTCGGTGGATGGTCCCGAGGAGCTGCGGCGCCACCTCCTGTTCCACTGCTACCACACGAAGCTGAAGCAGCTGGGGCAGCAGGCCCTGGACGCACAGCCAGAACTGGGCAGCTGCTCCATCGCCTACCATAACCGCAACATCATCCCGGACATCCCGGACAATTTCGTCTGTCTTTGGGAAGAGTGTGAG CAAGCTCCGTATGAAAACCCGGAGTGGTTCTACCGTCACGTCGAAATGCATACCCTGTCCATAGAAATACCGACAGGTGAATGGGAGTTCCCCATACGCTGTGGATGGAAAG ACTGCGAAGCTACCGCTAAAGGGCGCCCCAAGCTGCGGGAGCACCTGCGCAGCCACACACAGGAGAAGGTGGTGGCGTGTCCAGGCTGCGGCGGGATGTATGCAAACAACACCAAGTTCTTCGACCACATCATTCGACAGAACGCCATGGAAG GTCAGAGGTTCCAGTGTTCTCACTGCTCCAAACGTTTTGCAACAGAGCGACTCCTCAGAGACCACATGAGAACCCACG TCAGCCACTACAAATGCCCTCTGTGCGACATGACGTGCCCGTCACCCTCGTCGCTGCGCAGCCACATCAAGTTCCGCCACAGCAACGAGAAGCCGTACAGCTGCGAGTATTGTGAATACAG CTGTAAGAATCTGATCGACCTGCGTAAACACCTGGACACCCACAGCATCGATCCGGCGTTCCGCTGCGACGTTCCCGGGTGTAGCTTCACATCTCGTACACCCGGCACCATGAAGATTCACCACCAGAAGGAGCATGAG GGGACTTTTACAGCTCGCTACAAATGTCACGTGTGCGGCCAATGTTTCACCAGAGGCAACAGCCTGACAGTCCACCTCCACAAAAAGCATCAGTTCAAATGGCCGTCAGGACACCCCAGGTTCAG GTACAAAGAGCACGAGGACGGCTTCATGCGGCTGCAGCTGATTCGCTACGAGAGCGTGGAGCTGACGGAGCAGCTGATGAGGGAAAAGCAGAAGCGGTCGGCGGAGGATGACGACGATGACGGCGGCCCCACTGACGGTCAGGAGCTGGAGGACGACCCTGCAGCACAGGCAGCTGCTGCCGCTTCACAGGTGCAGGTGCAGCTCAGAGGGGTTCTGCTAGAGGAGCAGAGGACTGAGGAAACCCCGACGAGAACAGAAGAAGCCGGTCAGGTGGAGGACATGCTGTACGTCCTAACAGGAGACGAGCACTCCGTCATACTGCAGCTCCAGGATGCTGCCCAGCAGCAAGGCATGCAGGTGGATTGA